The window GATACTCATACAAGACAGCTATTGTCTTAATAATCTTGGAAAGTAGCAAAAACAGAAGCAACaaggaaatttaattttttaaggTCTTTGAAGACTGACCTAGGACTTGTAGGACAAAGAACTTGTTATTGTTATCCCTGACATTTGTCTGATTTAAAATAGCATCATAAACATCATCACCCTGCAgcattcaacaaaaaaaatccagttTCTAACCAACATTCATGAACACAATAAGATACAAAACTCAAGATTAAATTCACAATCCTTACTCTTTGTAGAACATGGTACTGGTTCTTTATCTGATCAGGAATCCATTGATCCAACACAGCTGCACCCTTCTTTGTCGCAGTTAcgattttctcttctttcttgtccTCTTCAAACCCATTTTTGTCATCTTCAGCTTCATCTATCCCTTTAATACAAACACAATAAGAACATTTCCAATACAAACAATACAATCCCAATAAACGAATTCACATCAACAAACTCATTACCAGATTTGACTGGTGCATTGGAGTCGTTATTGGCGTCATTGCAGAGTCTCTCAAGGAGTTCCTTTTTGGTTCCCGTTGTATCTAAGCCTCTCTTATTAGCTTCCTCGCGCAACTCCTTCACAATCATCCCACGAAATTGGCCAATTGCAGTCAATTTGTTCGATTCATCAGTCTCATCCGAAGAagaatctctgtttcttttcctcTTGCTCTTCGATTCTTCCTTCTTAGTGTCTTCTGCGATAGCCTCTTCAAGCCTCTCTACCTACAAACACCAcgaaacaaacaccaaaaagcAAATTCGAATAATTAACaaaccagagaagaagagttAAATGCAAAATCGATtcagagagacagagatagaGAGGGATACATACCAGAACGGCTTTGAATCCGGTAGTACTGAGTCCACGCTCGGCGAGTTTTGAACGGAGTTCGTCGACTTTGAGCTTGCTCGCCATCTTCGTCTTCGGAGTATTAGTTCGACGGATAGGGAATGAGACTgaggaataaaatataattctacTTCAGAAGAGAGTTCGCGCGAGCATTTGAagaggcttcttcttcttcttcttcttctcccccaGGCATCAATGGCTTCCCTTGAAAGCTTAGGgcttttcaaaattaatttttaaaaattgaaatatagtTCTCGTTGATTTTTGCAGATTTTGCCCATATTACTTTTGAATATTGAAAATACCCCAAACTTTAGGATTGAATTGAAGTACTGAACTCTTAAATCCGCTCCTGaactttttaaagaaattaatttaGTCCAGAATGgaattataaaatagaaattaattttggttcagatatattaacattttcacaaaATTCCATACacaataatatatagatttaaaacttgtaataaaaaaaaggaaaatataaattaattttgttcaaatatgttaacattttaatattttcctaaaatatctgaacaaaattaatttctattttcctttttttattacaaGTTTTAAATCGATATATTATTGTGTATggaattttaaaatagtaagaTAGATTACTAAATTGATAagcaattgatttttttatataaaaaaggtaTGTAGTTTTACGGCACTTACATTCATACATGTTAGcatattccaaaataattttctaaatcttACAAAACATATCGAAAATGATGGAAATGAtgatttctttaaaatatttccaattttctaaCCAAGACTTTTGGAAATCACTCAAAGAAAAATCCCTCCCATTTTCTTAAAACCACTACAAATATTTCTCATAAGCAAACCAATTTTTCTACGACAACGTTAAACTCCAATGAAAAGGTTATTTATGTGCTactattatgtatttttaacttttcctgttttcatattttgtcctttctaatattgttttttttctatattaggGTGTTAGGACTTAGGATCCATGATTTTGTCAATATGTTTTATGGATTGTCAAATTCGTGAGTAAAGTTATTGATTTACATTATACTTTGAATAACATcctcatttatttaatttttatgttttcctaaTCATATTCCACATACTTCATAAgcttttttaaagattaataaTAGTTTAAGAACAAAAATTGTCTTATAGTACAACACGGAGTAAATCCTAGAATGCAAACTTTTGATGATTTACATGTTGACAATTTCAAAAGATACTCAATTCTAgattgataatattttattatggaCGGGGTCAAATGGCGAGCCAATACGGGTaattcatcatttcatttgtttgttttattaatatgagaatattacatatataatattaaattgattaaattacgattatataaaaaaaactatctcgCGGTATATTACGGTCAAGTCCTAAAATTGacaaccaaaatataattatataaaattaaacaataaatatatatatataactacaatttaaaaaaaatagttaaacaATCGTTCCTCGgtgcgggttaaaatctagtctTAAGTAATTCAGAAGTACACAGCATATAtgttaattgggaagtacacaAGATTAagtatagtcttttttttttttgacaaaagatTTAGTATAGTCTATATAATTAAGTATAGTCTATAGTCTATATATTAAGTATAGtctatataattacaaattaacCTACATTTTATTTTCACTAAAGGTATTAATGtctaataaaatttacaaccaATTGTAGTAATTATTCAAATaaccaaataagaaaaattattattcttagTCCATTTATGATATATTGGGTTACAGgttaaatccaaaaatcattTAACATACcgttattaaaattatttttcattaacaaaccataattatatttttctaacaaaattttgggtttataacctttattaattaaattacactTATTATACACCATCTCCTTACAAATAAGCAAAAAATTGTGGATTTGTGTTTATAAATGATGGAGAATTTGACTTTCAAGTTCGATCAAGGAAAAACAGTTTCTTAGTAAATTCTAATGTTCAAGCTTAACTTGATATTTTTAtagaatatgataaatatttaacatatcaaaagaaaacttccaaaaatactctaattttttttaataaatatatttaacatatttatagCAGACACGGTTTTTATGTAATGTGTTATATGATAAAatgagttataatttttataatagaCGACATGTTAAATGTAAAATGTTAAGAGTATATGATGAGAttgtttaaaaactaataaaaaatcaaaaattatcttaacataaaaaaatatacacaatttttgtataaaataaagtttaacTTGTGCTATTGCACGGATAATGATCTAGTCTAATATTATTTTCCTAAAGATAACCATTAAAAACGAACTTAATTAACTATACTATTTTCCTAAAGATAACCATTAAAAACGAACTTAATTAACTACCAAAATAATAGTTGAATTATTTTACGTGGGTCTAATGTATAGCTTAAGgaacattttgaaaataatcTGAAATATGCTCATTGTCACTTAAACCAGACACAAATTAATACTATAGTTTTTGGCACTAATTTAATGGTTTGCCACTAATCATTTTCCAAGGACAACGTGCGTACAAATTATATATCCTCAACCTATTATTGGAGTAGGGTTGACTGATGAAtaatgatcaaaaaaaaaattattagagagATAAATCAGATTTACAAACATTATTATGCAACTTAGTTTATCAAAAGGCTTAGTTTATCAAACCAAGGTCTTAGCACCAAAGATAATGTATATATAGCAAGATCATCCAATTGTGTTAGAGCTTTCACCTCAAAGAGAAACATGTTTGCACCGATTCCGCTATATTTTGATAAGTATAAACATAAAACCAACACTTATGGACCTTAAGTATGGGATGCTAATTCCGATTTTAGtttaacatatttaaaatttaaaaatattttgttaacaatttttttattattgatattttttaaagatggtGAAAGATCGATTGAGTTTGAGTATAAGGTGGGAATACATGATGATAATATTAACAAGGGGCAACCGCGAACGTACGTGTATCCAAGAAAGGTCAGCTGAcctctccaaattttataaatttctttaaGATGATgagttttgtatatttgtatccAGTCCAATTTAgtttaataacataatattttagtaatttaaaatcctttaattttattgtaaCATCATAAGTCCATTAGCTCACAAtgaaagaagaagttttttttagttagaaaaaaatTGGCCTAATTTTTTAACCTTAGTATTTATTCTTAACCAATGAATTGTGATTCAAGCTTTTAAAACTTGTCATTCAAgcagagagaaaaataaaatcttccaaGACAAGGGTATTTAAAAACTTCCAACACTGGTGGTAACCATGGCAAATCCTTATACTCTATCAAAGTAATGGCAATTTCAACTCAGATCAATGAAATATCCAACACAAATCACATTTATTTTGaaagaacacaacaacaatTACCTCATATGATATTAGATGCATAACGAGAAAGTTGGTAACAATGTTATTACGTCTAGTATATAACCCTTGTCTCTATGCCTGGTACCCTTGGTATCCTAAGCCTCCCAAGATGGAACACCATTGCATTCGACACTATAGCCGGTGAGCAATAAAAAATGACCATAACCTTCCTCAGCTGAATCTTTTGGACAATAGACTTTTCTGTATCTAAGATTGTCACAATACTTATGAACAACAAGAATTCTAGTAGCAGTAGGAGACTTTTTGATACTCCCCATAAGAAATTTCTCAAAACCATCATCACCATATTTAACATCAGCATAATCATTGTAGCTTATGATCTCGGTCTTAGCATGGTACCTTTTGCCATGGCTTGGAGGCTTATGATTATGAAGCTCCTCTTCTGCGTCAAGGGGTTAGGACACTCCGAAACAGTACCTGTTTCAAAATACAATTTAGAATTGCAATACAATTTATGACTTTTAAAAGATGAACGATctgtaattataaatttataatcattttaTTGCGTGATCATGTGTAGAATTTTCGTGAAAGACAGGTTTTAGATGttgtatgatattttatatttatattaaaaatgataaattttactTACTTTTTTTACCTGGGCAGAGAAAAATTGGGTCTGCCACTTACAAGaggtatatatatcttttctgAGTTTCATATAACATTACCTTCTCCTCCGATCGAGTGTTATATCTTCAACGAGGAATTTATTTACTTGGTATGTGTCTCTAGCTGACTTTTTCGCCAACAAAAATTTGGTATTACAATTTTAATGAATATGTGCTTATTCAAGCCACTGACACATCAAAGTTAATTTAAAAGTCTGTCGGCcttgttgatgatgaagtttCATGTAAATCAGAATGGTTCGCGATACTTTTAAGCCATTAAATTGCATCCAACTGTACAAGATCGACACAAATAAATGGaaggaaaaaacatttttaaccGGGGCACAACTTGGTAAACCTTGTACCAACCCCGGTTTAAATCAATTAAAGTAcggtttgcacaaaaaaaaaaaactggggCACAACTTTAATTCATCAATAAACTTGGCGGTAAAAAATTCAAGCTTTAAATGTTGGTTAGATCTCTACCGATGTGGTATGATCATGGAAATGGAAACTACGGGGGCTTTTAAAATGCTTTCTCGTTTTTTACGTAGTTGTAAATTATAATGTAGGGGacattttgaaattatttgacATTTGCTCTTTGTTATGCCGTAATTAAACAGCCAGACATTATACAATAATTATTGGCAATAATTTTCCAAGGACAACGCGCATAGAAACTATATATTGTAaatgtattataaatttatgtgGACTAGAATATAATTGACTGATGAACAAATTATACTATTCTTTTTATTAGAGAGATAAATCAGGTTTTTAACTTATACGAAAATAACACACATGATTATGCAACATGTTTATCAAACCAAGGTCTTAGCGCCAAAGATAATGTAGAGAGATACGCAAGATCGTCTAATCGTGTTAGACCTTTTAGTAATTCTACCGATTCTGCTAGACtgctatacatatatatatatatatatgtaggtgatttgttattagatatttAAACTAATTCGTCATCTTTTTATCTAATAGAGAGACGGGCATTGTAGTCGGTTCTTGTTGTTAATTAAGTAGCTAGGACTAGATTGATTACTCTATTATAAGATTTAAACCATACAGTTCTGGATTAATGCAATGTTAAATTTGTGTATAATTTGGGATCAGTTGTTTTTGAAGCTGTAGGTAGGATTAGGGTTTGAGAGTCTCGTTAGTCGTTACCAACTCTATATATCGCAACTGTATTCGTGTTTTTATGATAGCATTTACTGACAGGACAgcacaaaactaaaacaaacatgAATGCTTAATTATCCCATAATCTGCATAATCACGAGACACGAATAGATATCGATGAAGATAACAGGCCCACTAAGAAAAAGCCTCGGATTTAGTGGTTTCACCCATTTGgggtttttaataattaattggcCCATTATTGTTGCAGATTCAAAATGCAAAACTCTAGAAAATTTGGATGGTTGGAATTcagttattttatataaattgggTAGTTGATAACgattattttaatgtttatatatatatataaacatatataattttaatatatatctattatttatatatatatatatatatatatatatactagtttcGTATTCAAAATTCACATGACAAGTAACTTTCGGGTAAGCCATGCAAAAGAGAAGAGTTTGAGATTTTGAccgaataaaacaaaaaggtagaGATTAGAGAACAAGAACAtgcaaaagccaaaaaagacatCACGAATGTTTTCCTGGTGGTGTATAGATGGACCGAAACCAAACGACATGTTCTCAGTTCATATACCAACCGCCTAACATTACAGCCTGTCCTTACCCCCCAAagcattaaattattttttgctCATAGTAGTATATCTTTTTGGCATTCCAACACTAGGGTTATGATAATATGTAGAAGTAGAAGATACTGAATAGAATAGCGCacaggaaaaacaaaatgaaactaaaagcTAAGAGACATTTAAATCAAATGATTgtaacatatgcagaaaaaaatgttttattagtatatttgcATTAAAAGtgttaatatatagaaaaagtagttaagaaattaagaatattaattttaaaagctattttcaataataagaaacaaatatttaatcatatcacaaacaaaaaattgtacagtatatttttaaataattgtgtCTTATGATTGGTCATCTAGGTTTTTGTAACTAAGAAATCCCTGACCAATTATCCAAATTAGTCTccaaaacatgtaaaagatttGATATTCTTATCGTAGTCTTTTGTAAGGATGACCTATTATTAACATTATCACAGTAGAATGATTGGAACCAATTGGTTCTTCACCGTGATGCTACCATAGATTGATTAATTTAGTTAGGTGTGATCATTTTGTAATCTATATGTACGTAATTCATACTATATGCTTTgggtttctaattttctatgtaTTTAATGATAGTAACATTATAAAATCATAGCTAGCATCTCGAGAAATGCAACAGGAAAGAAAGAGGAACCATGCAAGATGCGAAACCATtaccaaggaaaaaaagaaacaagatgcTCGTGTGTCGTGATGCCAAGAAGCTGGGGGCGAAACCAGGAATCAAAGAACCCTTTCACGATGCAAGTGGTCGTCGAGAGAACCTCCACCGCCTCAAAAATACCATACACGTAATTTATTACTTCCTCTAATGATATATtagaatagatgatgttttataaatttatcttgtatcacaaaaattgattttatgtattttttattaattaataatataaaattataaatctcaatattcattaattaataatttaaaattttaataaactactattagttaataattataagaaatatgttattataaataaaaatatatttataactaaacattaattatttttttaatttttgtaaaaatcttaGAAAATCATCCTTTCTAATATAGAGGGAAAAGAATAGTACATACtacatactatattttttttccttatacaCTCAACGTTATTTTAATAATACTTCAAAGTAGGAACTTAACCAATGGAATCTTGACATTCTAAAacacaattcataattttattcgACTCTGACTTTGCCTAATTTACACGTCTACATGTTGATTAGCCTCAATCATTAAACCGTTCgtataatatattcatttaaGTTCGTTCCTTTCAagtgttattttaaaaagaagtaaaaaatacCTAAGCATACGAATATAAtcgttttctgtttttcttaaatatagttttaacAATTTCCAAGTGAAATCAGATTCTTTGTTCGGcatataaaaactttaatacATACTTTGacacacacccaaaaaaaaagataataatcaTGAAATACTAATTTGactggaaaaaaaatctaaaaatttgcattttctaaataaagaaatattattatttttacgtAAAACATACTATGTTAAAGTTCCGTAGTCACACATTTAAAACCTAATTAACCAAGgcttatatttaaaacaaaaaagtctaATTATGGGTCAACAAAGACTCAAAGGCCAGAATTGACGCAGTCGTTTATGGTAAACTGAGAAGACAACAATTTCGGAGtcacttcctctctctcttcttcccttcACTACTACTATATAAACCTTCCTCTCCCCTTCCTCTCTTCTCATCTCTACAAGCCATTCTATCAAAccttgaaagagagagagaacacagACGAAACCAAAGTTTCTTCAATCTCGCTGCCTCGGATAAATCTCTTCTTCTGCGGCGGCgacaaaaagaagcaaaacaaaaaaaaaaaaagtttcgaactttatattgtctgttttttttcctctctttcaaGAAACCATATTACTACAAGAAATGGCTCGTTCTCTATCCAACGTTAAGATCGTATCTGCTTTCGTCTCTCACGAACTCTCCAATGCTATCTTCCGGTAAGCTTCTCTACGTTCTGTTTTTTGGTAGTTATGCTctgtttcgttttgttttgtagttatGCTCTGTTTTTCTAAACGGTatcgtttctttttttgtttaaacagaCGCGGGTATGCGGCAACGGCGGTGCAAGGGAGCGGTGGAAGAAGTGGAGCTGTTGCTTCGGctgcgatgaagaagaagggagtTGAAGAATCGACCAAGAAGATTTCTTGGGTTCCTGATCCCAAAACCGGTTATTACAGACCCGAAACCGGTTCCAACGAGATTGACCCGGCTGAGCTTAGAGCAGCTCTCTTGAACAACAAGCAGTGATTTTTGATTAATcttgattaattattattacatgtTAATTTTTCAAGGGGAGGAGATTAGGGGAAGTGGGTAATGATCTGGTGCAGTGAACCCTATTTTTCATCTGCTAAGTTCGATTCtgtaataaattaatttgagaGAACCGTTTCGGTTTCCTCTACTTGTAACAAAACGGATCGATTGATGTATGATGTTGTATCtcatataatatagtttttctAAATCATTTGATTCGCTACCCATTTCACAAATTTAAACCTAacttaacattattaatttaccgtTGAAATTGATTATCGAAGTTTGTcgtttgtaaagaaaaaaactagctagggtgaaaattttgaattcctacaaaaaataaaaataaataacgacGTTTAAACATATACTATTTGTCAATTGCATGTCATATCTCTAACTTGCAAAGATAAATGTTCTTCATTAAAGTTTCTTCAAAACATCctatgttatttaaaaattcaGACAAGAACAAATCGTTTTTATTCTGGGTTTGGTTGGATTCATGATATGTATCATACTATCATCTATTCTATAGAAATATAGGATTCATCATTACGGGGTAGCTATGACAATTTTTCGTTGTATATCATTTCAATTATTGTATGTGTATTTAATTTGTTCCTAGTTAACGTATGAGATAACATATTAAAAGGAATGTAAATATGAATTAGTGGactctaaaaaaattatgtacatAGATAAGGTTTACGTATTCGTGGTAAACTCATCAATGATACGATAGATATATTCTAAATCTTcttaattatatagtttttgttcaTTGCATGGATATAACCGACAGAATCTTGTCTCTTGGTTATCTAATTGTTGGTAATAATAGATTAATTAGTGGCAGTGCATAATTTAGCAACAACTACTTGACATAGCAATCCTTTAATAATGTAGTTAATCATACTTAATTAGTTTAAAAGATAGTATTGTTTTGTACCTTTGGAGTGTCACCGTTcctttatcatattttaaacaaGTGTATATGTTAGGTTTTAGTAGACATTTTAAGTTTATCTCTTCGCGTCCATCTAATCACACATTAATCAATGATTACAAAATGGTTTGcttatttatttactttctttattgAGCCATTGAGGAATCAATACCAGCTAAAATTGTTGTGTAGTAGTTATTCCACATATGTAGTCGAAGGTGAagttaaaataattcaaaaggGCAAAAGAGACGTAAGACGTGTCCTATCTTCCTTTGAAGAGTCAATTATGCTCAATGGCTTTGAGACACTTATTTTGTGAGAGGGCTACCTTGGTACATCGAATATATCAGCAtagaattttcttttacttgacTATAAATAATTGAGTTGCTCCTTTATTCTCTTTTAAGTTGTTTGCTAATTCTTCGTATCTACCCAATCATGTCATATAGCCATAATTTGCATATTAACAAGTGATTCCGATGTAGACATAGAAATTTATAAGTAGTTATTGGATTAGGATCAGTAAAAAGTATAGAGGTTTATTACTTGTACTTGAAGATACTTTTTATTCGCACATGTTATAGCGACTAAACACATATAAGATGATGATCCTAAATCCCTGCGATTTGTATGATACTTATTACACACCCAAAAAAGTTATGACAAACTAAATCTGCCTTTTATTTAGTACCTAACCCTAAAAATGTGTATGTTTGGTATAGCTCCAACAACGTCTTGcattgaaattagaaaaaacaaacgaaaaaacaGACGTTTTGAAATAGACGAGTAACTATTTTCTAGCACCTTTTAACAGCCTTATAAGGGATTCTCCATCAATAGATCTTAATATAAGTTTCTTACAATGAAAATTatcctattattattatttaatttgatgagttTCTTAGATAATGTAATAATTCTCTCCAAAGTTTCTAAAACCTCTTATCTAAGACCATGGCCAATGGAATAACCCATATGGGTtactcaaaaataaattaatcatataattaatattaaactaatttaagCAACCTAATAAgaacttaaaccaaaatcatctTCCACTAGAAAAACCTTCATAAGTTTCTCAATCATAAAACAGAAACTGCTTTacaagttgaaaaaaattatgtgctCATTCTCTCAATACTTGCagtaatcataaaaaaaaactcagacaTTCAAATCCTAAACAATGCCATATAAAACATATGATGTGTAAGCCTTGAGGATTGAGACATACATATCGAGAATCAGTTGATGCAGGAAAATCTCAGGCTCACTAGTCTTCCCTCCAGCTTCTTTCACAGCTCAACCATTAAACCTCAACAAAAACAGTAGAACAAATCAAATTGATGAAAAAGCGTAGAAAATTGAAACAGAACATAACACAAACCGATCCAAGCTTTCATCAAAGAACATAAACGGATCAAAGAACAAAGCATAACATTGATACAGAACAGAACATAGCACAAACCGATTCACGCTTTCATCAAAGAACATAACAAATCATAAACGGATCAAAGAACAAAGCATAACATTgataaaaaacagaacataacaCAAACCGATTCAAGCTTtgatcaaagaacaaaacagtAGAACAGAGAATCAGCCTATAAATCACACAGAGGGAGAACAAAACTTTGCACAGActtatgaaacaaaaccaaaggaACCAACAC is drawn from Camelina sativa cultivar DH55 chromosome 8, Cs, whole genome shotgun sequence and contains these coding sequences:
- the LOC104707862 gene encoding protein SENESCENCE-ASSOCIATED GENE 21, mitochondrial, translated to MARSLSNVKIVSAFVSHELSNAIFRRGYAATAVQGSGGRSGAVASAAMKKKGVEESTKKISWVPDPKTGYYRPETGSNEIDPAELRAALLNNKQ